A single genomic interval of Nonomuraea rubra harbors:
- a CDS encoding MarR family winged helix-turn-helix transcriptional regulator: MSNEREDLIRRITETQRGLARLFAQHQSPLFSSNLTMRQLKVVMVLSMNGSASGQDLAHNLGVGLGTVTGIVDRLVAQGLVSRHEDPHDRRVRRVELTPAGAGLIEEINNAGIKQYRRIMDHLDTETLRTLDHVTRKIRDVADKLAPEQAPAPGDLTPDNG; this comes from the coding sequence GTGAGCAACGAACGCGAAGACCTGATCCGCCGGATCACCGAGACACAGCGAGGCCTGGCACGGCTGTTCGCTCAGCACCAGTCCCCCCTGTTCAGCTCCAACCTCACCATGAGGCAGCTCAAGGTCGTCATGGTCCTGTCCATGAACGGCTCCGCCTCCGGGCAGGACCTGGCCCACAACCTCGGCGTCGGGCTCGGCACCGTCACCGGGATCGTCGACCGCCTCGTCGCCCAGGGGCTCGTCAGCCGTCACGAGGACCCCCACGACCGCCGCGTCCGCCGCGTCGAGCTCACCCCCGCAGGCGCCGGCCTCATCGAGGAGATCAACAACGCCGGCATCAAGCAGTACCGGCGCATCATGGACCACCTCGACACCGAGACCCTGCGCACCCTCGACCACGTCACCCGGAAGATCCGCGACGTCGCCGACAAGCTCGCCCCGGAACAGGCACCCGCTCCCGGCGATCTCACCCCGGACAACGGGTGA